AACTGCATATTTCAATGTTTGAGGTGTCGCTGCCACCGCTGACTGGGCGACGCTACCCTCTGTCGCCGGACTTGCAGCCGGTACCTGTTCCACAGGAGGAGGCGTCGGGTTGACCGCACTTTCAGCCCTTGTGATCTGCGGCCGGTTCTTATTCACAGAATACCATACCACACCTGCTGCCACAACACAGGCCACCGGAATGGCGACCCACAACCAGCGTAACCTGGAAGGGATCTCCTGCGCATATCCGTCATATTCGTAGTCATTACCGGCCGACGTCGGTGTGGCCGGCGTCGTCGTCACTGTTGGCGTAACAGCCGCTGGTGCTGCAGCAGGGGAAGACGAGGGCGCAGCAGCTGATGAAGACGATGACGGAGATGCCGTCAGGTGGTCTACGACCTGCTTATTCACCATTTCCTTGGTACCTACAGTCACTTTATGACTCACGTCCTGCCGGATCACCGGACTTACATGTAATACATCACGTGTCAGCGCCGGCGGTTCCTGTTCAAAGGAGATCCTGCCAACCGCGTTTGCATGCAACACACCTACGCCCGGTATCTCCAGCCGCTGACTCGTTTTCAGCGTCTTCCTGAGATCTTCCAGGTACTTTTCCATCTTCAGCTGTGCTACCGCAGGCACCAGGTGCTCTTTCTGCGAAATCCAGTCCAGCAGCCCTCCGTCATTAGTCAGTGTTTCCTCAAACGTAATGATCTCTCCGGGGGGTAGAATTGTCTTGCTGGTAACATCGTAGCGGGCGGGGGTATGTGTGAGCTTAAACACGCCTAATTGGGGCAGACAGCAGATATGCTGTCTGAACAAAATTTCCTGTATGTATTGCTGTAGTACCACGTAGATATTCCTGTTAATATAAAATGACTCAGAAGAAATCGGAATTAGGAGTTAAGAATCAGGAATTATATTTCTGGACCGATTAAATCTGTCAGACAGTTGATATGAAAAGCATTTGTAATGACTTCAGGCATTTACATGTCAATTCCTAATCCCTAATTCTTAATTCTTTCTGCAATTTTACGACATTAAAATTTAACCATCACACCACCTACTACATTCACCCCGTAAGTAGGGTATCCGTACCAGCGCTGGTATTTAGAATTAAACAGGTTGTTCGCATTTATCCAGAGGTTGAAATTTTTACCGATGTCATAATTGGCGCCCGCACTGAGGTCCCATTTGCCTTTGGTCTTGTCGAAATCCTGCGTGGCAAATACCTGGTAGTAGGTGCCGCCCAGGTAGTACAGGTTCGCATTCAGGTGCAGGTTTTTAAGCAGGGTGTACTGTGCATAGGCGTTTGCCTGGAAAGGGATCAGGCCCCATGGCTTGATCTCAGTTTTCTGCTTGTTGTAGTTAAACCAGTCAAAAGCCAGTCGCAACTGGAATTTCTCTTCCTGGATATACCCTATTTCTGCATGCAGATTGAATGCTTTCAGCTCCTCTTCATTCTTTGTATAGAAGGTTTTACCATCAATACTGTCGTTGATGAACAGGGGCATGTTATGCCAGGTGATCGCTGCAAATTTGGTGTTGTAGTTAAAGTGACTGCCAATAGAACCTTTGATACCGGTGTATTTCTCTTCCACCCTGGTATTCAGGATTCCTTCGTCATAGCTGCCAATGAACGGATTCTGGTTAGCCAGGTTACGGTAGCTGTTCTTATTGATATAAGAGATCCATCCACTGCTCAGGATCACTTT
The DNA window shown above is from Chitinophaga agri and carries:
- a CDS encoding HU domain-containing protein, with product MVLQQYIQEILFRQHICCLPQLGVFKLTHTPARYDVTSKTILPPGEIITFEETLTNDGGLLDWISQKEHLVPAVAQLKMEKYLEDLRKTLKTSQRLEIPGVGVLHANAVGRISFEQEPPALTRDVLHVSPVIRQDVSHKVTVGTKEMVNKQVVDHLTASPSSSSSAAAPSSSPAAAPAAVTPTVTTTPATPTSAGNDYEYDGYAQEIPSRLRWLWVAIPVACVVAAGVVWYSVNKNRPQITRAESAVNPTPPPVEQVPAASPATEGSVAQSAVAATPQTLKYAVAFSVYKTRKAAEKMYHTRRAWKQPVEVVARPDSTFLISEIFNTPAADTTQMKDSISKKYKPTMDVIILINPEIIPF